One window of the Branchiostoma lanceolatum isolate klBraLanc5 chromosome 3, klBraLanc5.hap2, whole genome shotgun sequence genome contains the following:
- the LOC136431114 gene encoding phosphoacetylglucosamine mutase-like isoform X3 gives MSDILAEAVKGAAAHPRPEGINFTYGTAGFRDKSTILDPVLYRMGLLAALRSKAKKATVAAMITASHNPEPDNGVKLVDPMGEMLEAAWEKHSTDLANAKDEDIGSALQRIIDALDIDISLPSDVFVARDTRPSGPPLTQALLDGLKVMGSTFTDFGILTTPQLHYLVRCHNSKGAYGEPTEDGYYKKLAQAFLKLREDAGTKKKYQPVVIIDGANGVGALKTRKLQPHLNDSLKITVCNDGSSGKLNDKCGADFVKVQQKPPPGMEIQPGQRCVSFDGDADRVVFFYLNKDGVFNLLDGDKISTLIAGYLGELVSASGLQVQLNIGVVQTAYANGSSTRYLEDVMKVPVSCAKTGVKHLHHKALEFDVGVYFEANGHGTVLFSDQAEQKIKSASQDDSLDSSKREAATRLTLMMDLINQTVGDAISDFLVVETILSTRDWAADDWNMQYKDLPSRLLKIKVKDRTAVQTTDAERCATAPAGLQEAINKLVAKYQQGRSFVRPSGTEDVVRVFAEADTQANADMLAHEVSVQVYQLAGGIGEQPQPPSTS, from the exons ATGTCTGATATTCTTGCCGAGGCAGTGAAGGGGGCTGCAGCCCACCCACGTCCAGAGGGCATCAACTTTACCTATGGCACTGCTGGTTTCAGGGACAA gTCAACCATCCTAGACCCTGTCTTATACCGTATGGGGCTGCTTGCTGCATTGAGGTCAAAGGCCAAGAAAG CTACTGTAGCTGCGATGATTACTGCCTCACACAACCCTGAGCCTGACAATGGAGTCAAGCTGGTGGATCCGATGGGTGAGATGTTGGAAGCAGCCTGGGAGAAACATTCCACAGACCTGGCAAATGCCAA AGATGAGGACATAGGGTCTGCCCTGCAAAGGATCATTGATGCATTGGACATCGACATCAGTCTTCCTTCAGATGTCTTTGTTGCCAGGGATACCAG GCCAAGTGGACCACCTCTCACACAAGCCTTACTGGATGGGCTGAAGGTCATGGGGTCAACTTTCACTGACTTTG GGATACTGACGACTCCTCAGCTACACTACCTAGTGCGTTGCCACAACAGCAAGGGTGCCTATGGGGAGCCAACAGAAGACGGCTACTACAAAAAGCTAGCACAGGCCTTCCTTAAACTGAGGGAAGATG CAGGTACAAAGAAGAAGTATCAGCCAGTTGTGATTATAGATGGTGCCAATGGAGTGGGTGCTCTGAAGACAAGGAAACTGCAGCCACATCTGAATGACTCCCTGAAGATAACAGTTTGCAATGATGGGTCTTCTGGGAAACTGAATGACAAG TGTGGAGCAGATTTTGTGAAGGTCCAGCAAAAGCCACCCCCAG GTATGGAGATTCAACCAGGTCAGAGGTGTGTGTCCTTTGATGGCGATGCAGACAGAGTGGTGTTTTTCTACCTAAACAAAG ATGGAGTTTTCAATCTTCTGGATGGAGACAAGATTTCAACATTG ATTGCTGGCTACCTTGGTGAGCTTGTGTCAGCCTCAggccttcaagttcaactgaaCATTGGTGTGGTGCAGACAGCATACGCTAATGGCTCTTCAACACGATATCTGGAGGATGTCATG AAAGTGCCTGTGTCCTGTGCAAAGACTGGAGTTAAGCACTTACACCACAAGGCTCTGGAGTTTGATGTTGGGGTGTACTTTGAAGCCAATGGACATGGAACA GTACTTTTCAGTGACCAAGCAGAGCAGAAGATCAAGTCTGCCAGCCAGGATGACAG TCTTGACTCCAGTAAGAGAGAAGCTGCAACAAGGCTGACTCTCATGATGGACCTAATCAACCAA ACTGTTGGGGACGCCATCTCAGACTTCCTGGTGGTGGAGACCATACTGTCCACCCGCGACTGGGCTGCTGACGACTGGAACATGCAGTACAAGGACCTGCCATCCAGGCTGCTCAAGATCAAG GTGAAGGACAGGACAGCTGTTCAGACAACTGATGCTGAGCGCTGTGCCACGGCACCAGCTGGTCTCCAGGAGGCCATCAACAAACTTGTTGCCAAATACCAGCAGGGAAGGTCATTTGTTAG GCCTTCAGGTACAGAAGATGTAGTCAGGGTGTTTGCAGAAGCAGATACTCAG GCTAATGCAGACATGCTTGCACATGAAGTCAGTGTGCAGGTGTACCAGCTGGCAGGGGGCATCGGGGAGCAGCCACAGCCTCCCAGCACTTCTTAG
- the LOC136431114 gene encoding phosphoacetylglucosamine mutase-like isoform X2, with the protein MRAHNVKVHALLPGCAGEFVFHVAPGTHPYRTGKMSDILAEAVKGAAAHPRPEGINFTYGTAGFRDKSTILDPVLYRMGLLAALRSKAKKATVAAMITASHNPEPDNGVKLVDPMGEMLEAAWEKHSTDLANAKDEDIGSALQRIIDALDIDISLPSDVFVARDTRPSGPPLTQALLDGLKVMGSTFTDFGILTTPQLHYLVRCHNSKGAYGEPTEDGYYKKLAQAFLKLREDGTKKKYQPVVIIDGANGVGALKTRKLQPHLNDSLKITVCNDGSSGKLNDKCGADFVKVQQKPPPGMEIQPGQRCVSFDGDADRVVFFYLNKDGVFNLLDGDKISTLIAGYLGELVSASGLQVQLNIGVVQTAYANGSSTRYLEDVMKVPVSCAKTGVKHLHHKALEFDVGVYFEANGHGTVLFSDQAEQKIKSASQDDSLDSSKREAATRLTLMMDLINQTVGDAISDFLVVETILSTRDWAADDWNMQYKDLPSRLLKIKVKDRTAVQTTDAERCATAPAGLQEAINKLVAKYQQGRSFVRPSGTEDVVRVFAEADTQANADMLAHEVSVQVYQLAGGIGEQPQPPSTS; encoded by the exons ATGCGCGCGCACAATGTCAAAGTTCATGCGCTACTTCCGGGTTGTGCAGGTGAGTTTGTGTTCCACGTGGCGCCAGGTACGCACCCTTACAG AACTGGTAAGATGTCTGATATTCTTGCCGAGGCAGTGAAGGGGGCTGCAGCCCACCCACGTCCAGAGGGCATCAACTTTACCTATGGCACTGCTGGTTTCAGGGACAA gTCAACCATCCTAGACCCTGTCTTATACCGTATGGGGCTGCTTGCTGCATTGAGGTCAAAGGCCAAGAAAG CTACTGTAGCTGCGATGATTACTGCCTCACACAACCCTGAGCCTGACAATGGAGTCAAGCTGGTGGATCCGATGGGTGAGATGTTGGAAGCAGCCTGGGAGAAACATTCCACAGACCTGGCAAATGCCAA AGATGAGGACATAGGGTCTGCCCTGCAAAGGATCATTGATGCATTGGACATCGACATCAGTCTTCCTTCAGATGTCTTTGTTGCCAGGGATACCAG GCCAAGTGGACCACCTCTCACACAAGCCTTACTGGATGGGCTGAAGGTCATGGGGTCAACTTTCACTGACTTTG GGATACTGACGACTCCTCAGCTACACTACCTAGTGCGTTGCCACAACAGCAAGGGTGCCTATGGGGAGCCAACAGAAGACGGCTACTACAAAAAGCTAGCACAGGCCTTCCTTAAACTGAGGGAAGATG GTACAAAGAAGAAGTATCAGCCAGTTGTGATTATAGATGGTGCCAATGGAGTGGGTGCTCTGAAGACAAGGAAACTGCAGCCACATCTGAATGACTCCCTGAAGATAACAGTTTGCAATGATGGGTCTTCTGGGAAACTGAATGACAAG TGTGGAGCAGATTTTGTGAAGGTCCAGCAAAAGCCACCCCCAG GTATGGAGATTCAACCAGGTCAGAGGTGTGTGTCCTTTGATGGCGATGCAGACAGAGTGGTGTTTTTCTACCTAAACAAAG ATGGAGTTTTCAATCTTCTGGATGGAGACAAGATTTCAACATTG ATTGCTGGCTACCTTGGTGAGCTTGTGTCAGCCTCAggccttcaagttcaactgaaCATTGGTGTGGTGCAGACAGCATACGCTAATGGCTCTTCAACACGATATCTGGAGGATGTCATG AAAGTGCCTGTGTCCTGTGCAAAGACTGGAGTTAAGCACTTACACCACAAGGCTCTGGAGTTTGATGTTGGGGTGTACTTTGAAGCCAATGGACATGGAACA GTACTTTTCAGTGACCAAGCAGAGCAGAAGATCAAGTCTGCCAGCCAGGATGACAG TCTTGACTCCAGTAAGAGAGAAGCTGCAACAAGGCTGACTCTCATGATGGACCTAATCAACCAA ACTGTTGGGGACGCCATCTCAGACTTCCTGGTGGTGGAGACCATACTGTCCACCCGCGACTGGGCTGCTGACGACTGGAACATGCAGTACAAGGACCTGCCATCCAGGCTGCTCAAGATCAAG GTGAAGGACAGGACAGCTGTTCAGACAACTGATGCTGAGCGCTGTGCCACGGCACCAGCTGGTCTCCAGGAGGCCATCAACAAACTTGTTGCCAAATACCAGCAGGGAAGGTCATTTGTTAG GCCTTCAGGTACAGAAGATGTAGTCAGGGTGTTTGCAGAAGCAGATACTCAG GCTAATGCAGACATGCTTGCACATGAAGTCAGTGTGCAGGTGTACCAGCTGGCAGGGGGCATCGGGGAGCAGCCACAGCCTCCCAGCACTTCTTAG
- the LOC136431114 gene encoding phosphoacetylglucosamine mutase-like isoform X1, with amino-acid sequence MRAHNVKVHALLPGCAGEFVFHVAPGTHPYRTGKMSDILAEAVKGAAAHPRPEGINFTYGTAGFRDKSTILDPVLYRMGLLAALRSKAKKATVAAMITASHNPEPDNGVKLVDPMGEMLEAAWEKHSTDLANAKDEDIGSALQRIIDALDIDISLPSDVFVARDTRPSGPPLTQALLDGLKVMGSTFTDFGILTTPQLHYLVRCHNSKGAYGEPTEDGYYKKLAQAFLKLREDAGTKKKYQPVVIIDGANGVGALKTRKLQPHLNDSLKITVCNDGSSGKLNDKCGADFVKVQQKPPPGMEIQPGQRCVSFDGDADRVVFFYLNKDGVFNLLDGDKISTLIAGYLGELVSASGLQVQLNIGVVQTAYANGSSTRYLEDVMKVPVSCAKTGVKHLHHKALEFDVGVYFEANGHGTVLFSDQAEQKIKSASQDDSLDSSKREAATRLTLMMDLINQTVGDAISDFLVVETILSTRDWAADDWNMQYKDLPSRLLKIKVKDRTAVQTTDAERCATAPAGLQEAINKLVAKYQQGRSFVRPSGTEDVVRVFAEADTQANADMLAHEVSVQVYQLAGGIGEQPQPPSTS; translated from the exons ATGCGCGCGCACAATGTCAAAGTTCATGCGCTACTTCCGGGTTGTGCAGGTGAGTTTGTGTTCCACGTGGCGCCAGGTACGCACCCTTACAG AACTGGTAAGATGTCTGATATTCTTGCCGAGGCAGTGAAGGGGGCTGCAGCCCACCCACGTCCAGAGGGCATCAACTTTACCTATGGCACTGCTGGTTTCAGGGACAA gTCAACCATCCTAGACCCTGTCTTATACCGTATGGGGCTGCTTGCTGCATTGAGGTCAAAGGCCAAGAAAG CTACTGTAGCTGCGATGATTACTGCCTCACACAACCCTGAGCCTGACAATGGAGTCAAGCTGGTGGATCCGATGGGTGAGATGTTGGAAGCAGCCTGGGAGAAACATTCCACAGACCTGGCAAATGCCAA AGATGAGGACATAGGGTCTGCCCTGCAAAGGATCATTGATGCATTGGACATCGACATCAGTCTTCCTTCAGATGTCTTTGTTGCCAGGGATACCAG GCCAAGTGGACCACCTCTCACACAAGCCTTACTGGATGGGCTGAAGGTCATGGGGTCAACTTTCACTGACTTTG GGATACTGACGACTCCTCAGCTACACTACCTAGTGCGTTGCCACAACAGCAAGGGTGCCTATGGGGAGCCAACAGAAGACGGCTACTACAAAAAGCTAGCACAGGCCTTCCTTAAACTGAGGGAAGATG CAGGTACAAAGAAGAAGTATCAGCCAGTTGTGATTATAGATGGTGCCAATGGAGTGGGTGCTCTGAAGACAAGGAAACTGCAGCCACATCTGAATGACTCCCTGAAGATAACAGTTTGCAATGATGGGTCTTCTGGGAAACTGAATGACAAG TGTGGAGCAGATTTTGTGAAGGTCCAGCAAAAGCCACCCCCAG GTATGGAGATTCAACCAGGTCAGAGGTGTGTGTCCTTTGATGGCGATGCAGACAGAGTGGTGTTTTTCTACCTAAACAAAG ATGGAGTTTTCAATCTTCTGGATGGAGACAAGATTTCAACATTG ATTGCTGGCTACCTTGGTGAGCTTGTGTCAGCCTCAggccttcaagttcaactgaaCATTGGTGTGGTGCAGACAGCATACGCTAATGGCTCTTCAACACGATATCTGGAGGATGTCATG AAAGTGCCTGTGTCCTGTGCAAAGACTGGAGTTAAGCACTTACACCACAAGGCTCTGGAGTTTGATGTTGGGGTGTACTTTGAAGCCAATGGACATGGAACA GTACTTTTCAGTGACCAAGCAGAGCAGAAGATCAAGTCTGCCAGCCAGGATGACAG TCTTGACTCCAGTAAGAGAGAAGCTGCAACAAGGCTGACTCTCATGATGGACCTAATCAACCAA ACTGTTGGGGACGCCATCTCAGACTTCCTGGTGGTGGAGACCATACTGTCCACCCGCGACTGGGCTGCTGACGACTGGAACATGCAGTACAAGGACCTGCCATCCAGGCTGCTCAAGATCAAG GTGAAGGACAGGACAGCTGTTCAGACAACTGATGCTGAGCGCTGTGCCACGGCACCAGCTGGTCTCCAGGAGGCCATCAACAAACTTGTTGCCAAATACCAGCAGGGAAGGTCATTTGTTAG GCCTTCAGGTACAGAAGATGTAGTCAGGGTGTTTGCAGAAGCAGATACTCAG GCTAATGCAGACATGCTTGCACATGAAGTCAGTGTGCAGGTGTACCAGCTGGCAGGGGGCATCGGGGAGCAGCCACAGCCTCCCAGCACTTCTTAG
- the LOC136431118 gene encoding alpha-1,6-mannosyl-glycoprotein 2-beta-N-acetylglucosaminyltransferase-like — protein sequence MRPSRVFKLIIVASLLVAAFFYIVKVTNKDEEVRTLEEEEDKEIDIAEEHKEDVKSVIKKEDEEKRPEEESSQHEEAQQNMKSVNLSDRNPSSVQEMRSIINDVNFNQEIHNLDKFPKRPEEGIVIVVQVHNRPEYLEQLVKSLAAAKSIEKAFLIISHDYFSKEVNKIVESIDFCQVMQIFFPFALQFYPDEFPGQDPNDCPRDIPRDKALEIECTNAGYPDMYGHYREAPFTMTKHHWWWKAHRVFEGLKATRDHKGLVMFLEEDHIVSQDFYATMELMAKLQQSECPECDIITMGLYDRPSNYQSVGDMVDVITWQSSKHNMGMAYTRDTWAKIRSCSKEFCKFDDYNWDWTLQHVSGRCLPSTLTTMVILGPRVFHIGTCGMHHSNKDAKCEVGKEVGYVEDLLRRNKPYLDPTGLYIKQRFDKSAVIKTMKPNGGWADPRDHRLCMSYAKMQMVGQNDT from the exons ATGAGGCCATCACGGGTTTTTAAGTTGATTATAGTGGCCAGCCTCCTGGTGGCTGCCTTTTTCTACATCGTCAAAGTCACCAACAAAGATGAAGAAGTAAGAACTCTTGAAGAGGAGGAAGATAAGGAGATTGACATTGCTGAAGAACACAAGGAGGATGTCAAGTCTGTGATTAAGAAGGAGGATGAAGAGAAGAGGCCTGAGGAAGAGTCATCTCAGCACGAGGAGGCTCAGCAAAACATGAAGTCTGTCAATCTATCGGACAGAAACCCATCCAGTGTGCAAGAAATGAGGAGCATTATCAATGATGTGAACTTTAACCAGGAGATCCACAATCTGGACAAGTTCCCCAAGAGGCCTGAAGAGGGGATTGTTATTGTCGTGCAAGTCCACAACAGGCCAGAGTACCTGGAACAGTTGGTGAAGTCTCTCGCTGCAGCAAAGAGCATTGAGAAGGCCTTTCTGATCATCAGCCACGACTACTTCTCAAAAGAGGTCAACAAGATTGTAGAAAGTATAGACTTCTGTCAG GTGATGCAGATATTCTTTCCATTTGCATTGCAATTTTATCCTGATGAATTTCCAGGCCAGGACCCAAATGACTGTCCCAGGGACATCCCCAGAGACAA GGCCCTTGAGATTGAGTGCACCAATGCAGGCTACCCAGACATGTATGGACACTACAGAGAGGCACCCTTCACAATGACCAAGCACCATTGGTGGTGGAAG GCCCACCGAGTGTTCGAAGGTCTAAAGGCTACGCGAGATCACAAAGGTCTAGTCATGTTTCTGGAGGAAGATCACATTGTTTCTCAGGACTTCTACGCTACAATGGAGCTTATGGCTAAACTACAGCAGAG TGAGTGTCCAGAATGTGACATCATCACCATGGGACTGTACGACAGACCTTCTAATTACCAGTCAGTAGGAGACATG GTGGATGTGATCACATGGCAGTCTTCCAAACACAACATGGGCATGGCTTACACCAGGGACACATGGGCCAAGATCAGGAGCTGTTCAAAG GagttctgcaaatttgatgACTACAACTGGGACTGGACCCTCCAGCACGTGAGCGGCAGGTGTTTGCCCAGCACCCTGACCACCATGGTCATCCTGGGACCAAGAGTGTTCCACATCGGCACATG TGGAATGCATCATTCTAACAAGGATGCAAAGTGTGAGGTGGGGAAGGAGGTGGGCTATGTGGAGGACCTACTGAGGAGAAACAAGCCTTACCTGGACCCCACTGGACTGTACATCAAGCAGCGCTTTGACAAGTCTGCAGTCATTAAGACAATGAAGCCCAACGGGGGCTGGGCAGACCCACGTGACCACAGGCTGTGTATGAGCTATGCCAAGATGCAAATGGTCGGACAGAATGACACTTGA